The Kroppenstedtia pulmonis genome has a segment encoding these proteins:
- the cydB gene encoding cytochrome d ubiquinol oxidase subunit II — protein MLSLNELWFVLIAVLFTGFFLLEGFDFGVGMSTKLLARTEGERRMLINAIGPFWDANEVWLLTAGGAMFAAFPHWYATLFSGYYIPLVVVLLALIGRGVSFEFRGKVDREKWKRTWDHVIFIGSLLPPFLFGVVFAGLLKGLPIDQQMEMQAGWFDMVNPYTVVGGVTVTLLCLVHGLVFTTLKTEGGLRDRARMMAKRMLIPLAMLLVLFGGMTVVMTDVFQARSVILTLIAALGSVAFASAGVFLTKGKDGWAFGMTGLVIIALFAAVFTGLFPRVMISTIDPAFHLTVYNAASGSYSLKVMTIVALTLLPFVLGYQIWNYYVFRKRVSEKGNLEY, from the coding sequence ATGCTCTCTCTCAATGAGTTGTGGTTTGTGTTGATTGCGGTGTTGTTTACGGGGTTCTTCTTGCTGGAAGGGTTTGATTTCGGCGTCGGCATGTCCACAAAGCTGTTGGCCCGGACGGAAGGTGAACGGCGCATGCTGATCAATGCGATCGGTCCGTTTTGGGATGCCAACGAAGTCTGGTTGTTAACCGCAGGCGGGGCGATGTTCGCGGCCTTCCCCCACTGGTATGCCACCTTGTTCAGCGGTTATTATATCCCGCTGGTCGTCGTCTTGTTAGCCTTGATCGGTCGCGGGGTCTCCTTCGAGTTTCGCGGTAAAGTGGATCGTGAAAAATGGAAGCGCACATGGGATCACGTGATATTCATCGGCAGTTTGCTCCCCCCCTTCCTGTTTGGTGTGGTCTTCGCCGGGTTGTTGAAGGGATTGCCCATCGACCAGCAGATGGAGATGCAAGCCGGATGGTTCGATATGGTGAACCCGTACACCGTCGTCGGCGGAGTGACTGTGACGCTGCTCTGCCTTGTGCACGGGTTGGTGTTTACCACCCTGAAGACGGAAGGCGGTTTACGGGACCGGGCGCGGATGATGGCCAAACGAATGCTCATACCGCTGGCCATGCTGCTTGTCCTGTTCGGCGGGATGACGGTCGTGATGACCGACGTATTCCAAGCCCGCAGCGTGATTCTGACCTTGATTGCGGCGTTGGGATCGGTCGCCTTTGCATCCGCCGGCGTGTTTCTTACCAAAGGAAAAGATGGTTGGGCTTTCGGCATGACCGGTCTGGTCATCATCGCCCTGTTCGCTGCGGTGTTTACCGGGCTCTTTCCCCGGGTGATGATCAGCACGATCGATCCCGCCTTCCATTTGACCGTGTACAATGCGGCATCGGGTTCGTACTCGCTGAAAGTGATGACGATTGTGGCATTGACGTTATTACCCTTCGTGCTCGGATATCAGATTTGGAACTACTACGTTTTCCGGAAACGAGTCAGTGAAAAGGGGAACCTGGAGTATTGA
- the cydC gene encoding thiol reductant ABC exporter subunit CydC, whose protein sequence is MKWVAWMRTDLRTYRWRFLSIVILSVLTAGCASGLLFTSGYLISRAALRPENILMVYVPIVLVRTFGIGRGVVHYAERLVGHDLVLRILAKMRVQLYRVLEPQALWIRSRYRTGDVLSTLAEDLEQLQDVYVRIVFPTVTAVVIYLFCVAVLGWLDLPFALLMALYLSILVFILPGLSLWVTYGRQRRMKCGRNELYRQLTDAVSGVSDWLISGRSPAFIRAYEAAEAKVASLERALRRWERYRTLMAQSVAGVAVISTVYWAGQQSAAGELDPSWIAAFALTVFPLMDVFLPLSDAVEKIPQYEDSLDRIHRMEFPDAPSAPDQGRVSESVLERAEEQAAIRLEHVSYRYGNSDRWSVDRVFLDIPQGKKVAIIGRSGAGKSTLLKLLQGVLVPGQGRVTINGVEPDRFGDDISRVISVLNQRPHLFDTTVANNIRLGQPDASNEAIHRVAKQVKLDRLIKSLPSGYDTPMLEMGARFSGGERQRIALARILLRRTPVILLDEPTVGLDPRTERDLLRTIFDETQGKTIIWVTHHLVGVEEMDEVIFIEEGRVEMRGSHAQLIEESPRYRKLHRLDRPV, encoded by the coding sequence ATGAAATGGGTAGCGTGGATGCGCACCGATCTTCGGACCTATCGATGGCGTTTTTTATCGATTGTCATCCTGAGTGTGTTGACCGCGGGATGTGCCAGCGGCCTCCTGTTTACGTCGGGTTATCTCATTTCAAGAGCGGCGCTGCGTCCGGAGAATATATTGATGGTCTATGTGCCGATCGTGTTGGTGCGAACCTTTGGCATCGGTCGAGGGGTGGTGCACTATGCGGAACGATTGGTGGGGCATGACCTGGTCTTGCGCATCTTGGCGAAGATGCGCGTACAACTTTATCGTGTGTTGGAACCGCAGGCGCTCTGGATTCGATCCCGTTACCGCACAGGGGATGTTCTCAGCACACTGGCGGAAGATTTGGAACAGCTGCAAGATGTTTACGTACGGATCGTCTTTCCCACCGTGACCGCAGTTGTCATCTACCTCTTTTGTGTCGCGGTGCTCGGGTGGTTGGATCTGCCCTTCGCTCTCCTGATGGCGTTGTACCTGTCAATCCTCGTTTTTATCCTGCCTGGGCTGTCGCTGTGGGTGACCTATGGGAGACAACGGCGAATGAAGTGTGGTCGAAACGAGCTGTATCGACAGTTGACCGATGCGGTCTCCGGTGTGAGCGATTGGTTGATCAGCGGTCGTTCGCCCGCTTTCATTCGAGCCTATGAAGCGGCGGAAGCGAAAGTAGCATCTTTGGAGCGGGCCTTGCGCCGCTGGGAGCGCTATCGAACGCTGATGGCACAAAGTGTCGCCGGGGTGGCGGTAATCTCTACGGTCTATTGGGCGGGACAACAATCGGCAGCCGGAGAGCTGGACCCATCATGGATTGCCGCTTTCGCTCTCACGGTTTTTCCACTGATGGACGTTTTTCTCCCTCTATCGGATGCGGTAGAAAAAATTCCCCAATACGAGGACTCCCTCGACCGGATCCACCGAATGGAATTTCCCGATGCGCCCTCCGCCCCTGACCAAGGAAGGGTGTCGGAATCGGTATTGGAACGTGCGGAAGAGCAGGCGGCGATTCGTTTGGAACACGTCTCGTACCGGTACGGAAATTCGGATCGATGGAGTGTCGACCGGGTTTTCCTCGATATTCCGCAAGGGAAGAAGGTCGCCATTATCGGGCGTAGCGGGGCGGGGAAGTCCACTCTGTTGAAGCTGTTGCAAGGAGTTCTCGTTCCGGGGCAAGGCCGCGTCACCATTAACGGCGTTGAACCGGATCGGTTCGGTGATGACATCTCCCGTGTAATTTCCGTGCTGAATCAACGCCCCCACTTATTCGATACGACAGTTGCCAACAACATTCGCCTTGGACAGCCGGATGCATCGAATGAAGCGATTCACCGAGTGGCGAAGCAGGTGAAGCTGGATCGGTTGATCAAATCATTGCCTTCCGGTTATGATACGCCGATGCTGGAGATGGGAGCCCGTTTCTCCGGAGGTGAGCGGCAGCGAATCGCCCTGGCACGTATCCTGCTTCGACGAACGCCCGTCATCCTGTTAGACGAACCGACCGTCGGACTCGATCCCCGGACCGAGCGTGACCTGTTGCGCACGATCTTTGATGAGACTCAAGGAAAAACGATCATTTGGGTGACGCACCACCTGGTTGGAGTCGAGGAGATGGATGAAGTGATCTTTATCGAAGAGGGCCGGGTGGAAATGCGCGGTTCCCATGCTCAGCTGATCGAGGAAAGCCCGCGTTATCGAAAACTTCACCGGTTGGATCGCCCGGTGTAA
- a CDS encoding cytochrome ubiquinol oxidase subunit I, with the protein MDMITLSRIQFASTTIFHYFFVPISIGLAFMIAIMETVYVVKGKEKYKKMAQFWGKLFLINFAVGVVTGILQEFQFGMNWSDYSRFVGDVFGAPLAIEALLAFFMESTFIGLWIFGWERLSKKMHLACIWLVSLGTVASAFWILVANSFMQHPVGYTIRNGRAEMNDFFALITNGQFLVEFPHTVLAAFATGAFLITGISAWKMLKKQDVAFFKKSFQIGIVVALISSVLVAVYGHQQAQYLVDTQPMKMAASEALWETSDDPAPWTVVAAIDPKEKENQWEIKVPFLLSYLAYSEFSGDLPGMNDLQAQYEQTYGPGNYIPPVRTTFWSFRIMVASGTLMILLSLYGAYLALRKRLERANRWFLRAMVWAIFLPPIANATGWIMTEVGRQPWTVIGLLRTEDSVSPGVTAGEVLFSLITFSALYTILAILMIYLFIRVIKKGPAESVKADLPSNDPFDRREHHALSQ; encoded by the coding sequence ATGGATATGATTACTTTATCACGAATTCAGTTCGCATCGACGACGATCTTCCATTACTTTTTCGTGCCTATCTCGATCGGTTTGGCATTTATGATCGCGATCATGGAAACGGTATATGTGGTGAAGGGAAAAGAGAAGTACAAGAAGATGGCCCAATTTTGGGGGAAGCTATTTTTGATCAACTTTGCAGTCGGTGTGGTTACCGGGATTCTGCAAGAATTTCAATTCGGGATGAATTGGTCCGATTACTCTCGGTTCGTTGGAGACGTTTTCGGTGCTCCCCTCGCGATCGAGGCGTTGCTCGCCTTTTTCATGGAGTCCACCTTTATCGGGTTGTGGATTTTCGGATGGGAACGCCTGTCGAAGAAAATGCACCTGGCCTGCATCTGGTTGGTCTCCCTGGGTACAGTGGCGTCGGCATTCTGGATTTTGGTTGCCAACTCGTTTATGCAACACCCGGTCGGCTATACGATCCGCAATGGTCGTGCCGAGATGAACGATTTCTTTGCTTTGATTACCAACGGCCAGTTCTTGGTCGAGTTTCCGCACACCGTCTTGGCTGCTTTTGCGACAGGAGCATTTCTCATCACCGGGATCAGTGCCTGGAAGATGCTGAAAAAGCAAGATGTTGCTTTCTTCAAAAAGTCGTTTCAAATTGGAATCGTGGTGGCTTTGATTTCCTCGGTGTTGGTTGCGGTTTATGGTCACCAACAGGCTCAGTATCTGGTCGATACCCAACCGATGAAGATGGCAGCCAGCGAAGCCTTGTGGGAAACCAGCGACGATCCGGCCCCTTGGACCGTGGTTGCGGCGATCGATCCCAAAGAAAAGGAAAATCAGTGGGAGATAAAGGTCCCCTTTTTGCTCAGTTACTTAGCCTACAGCGAGTTTTCCGGGGACCTGCCGGGTATGAACGATCTGCAAGCTCAATATGAGCAAACCTACGGCCCTGGGAATTATATCCCCCCCGTACGGACCACGTTTTGGAGTTTTCGCATCATGGTGGCTTCGGGAACACTGATGATTCTCCTCAGTCTGTACGGCGCGTATTTGGCTCTCCGCAAGCGATTGGAGCGCGCAAACCGATGGTTTTTGCGCGCGATGGTCTGGGCGATCTTTTTGCCCCCCATCGCCAATGCCACCGGGTGGATCATGACCGAGGTGGGCCGACAGCCGTGGACTGTTATCGGTCTGTTGCGAACGGAGGACAGCGTCTCTCCAGGAGTGACAGCGGGGGAAGTGTTGTTCTCGCTCATCACTTTCTCGGCGCTCTATACCATCTTGGCCATTCTGATGATATACCTGTTTATCCGCGTCATTAAGAAGGGGCCGGCGGAATCGGTGAAGGCTGATCTACCATCCAATGATCCATTTGATCGGAGGGAACACCATGCTCTCTCTCAATGA
- the cydD gene encoding thiol reductant ABC exporter subunit CydD, whose translation MQPWRNLQGVKLVLLKLSSLVFIQSMSILLAAKWLADAISALFAGAPLSQQWGKLGLFLTFFLLRHVTGSLQQKMAYRFAEKAGTDTRRRLMDRLFLSGPGLVETEGTGKLVTLALEGVSQFRKYVELFLPRMIGTTITPAVLLFYIFMLDTASGVILVVTMPILIVFLILIGLAARKQTEAQLESYRMLSNHFVDSLRGLETLKFLGQSRAHGGTIGAVSGQYRAATMRTLRIAFLSSFALDFFTMLSVASVAVSLGLRLIDGQMELVTGLTVLILAPEFFLPVRMVGADYHATLNGKEAGEAIQSIIQGEEENKASTKTLPPVSWSAQSSLSLSSVGLRYEPNAPPSLEDVSLSIQGFGKIGIVGESGAGKSTLIDVLAGFRSPTSGKVELDGIELESLVDETWRKQTTYIPQHPYLFNLSLADNIRFYQPDASREEVKQAVDAVGLSSTVEGLPSGLDEWVGNGGHQLSGGQEQRVALARAWLGARSVLLLDEPTAHLDVETEYELKEIMLRLFENKRVFLATHRLHWMPHMDQIIVLDKGRVVETGTHEQLLAQEGRYKQMIMAQGEVIR comes from the coding sequence ATGCAACCGTGGCGGAATTTGCAAGGGGTGAAGCTTGTGCTCTTGAAGCTGTCATCCCTCGTGTTCATTCAAAGCATGTCGATTCTGTTGGCGGCCAAGTGGTTGGCGGATGCGATCTCGGCGCTGTTTGCCGGAGCTCCGTTATCACAGCAGTGGGGGAAGCTCGGGTTGTTTCTCACCTTTTTCCTCCTCCGTCATGTGACCGGGTCCCTTCAGCAAAAGATGGCTTACCGCTTCGCGGAAAAGGCGGGAACCGATACGCGAAGGCGCCTGATGGATCGGCTGTTCCTCTCGGGACCGGGGCTCGTGGAAACGGAGGGTACCGGCAAGCTCGTGACCCTGGCGTTGGAAGGCGTATCCCAATTTCGAAAATACGTGGAACTGTTTTTGCCTCGCATGATCGGAACCACGATCACTCCAGCCGTTCTGCTTTTTTACATTTTCATGTTGGATACGGCATCCGGTGTGATATTGGTGGTGACGATGCCGATTTTGATCGTGTTTCTCATTTTGATCGGTTTGGCCGCACGAAAACAGACGGAAGCGCAGTTGGAATCCTACCGGATGCTATCCAACCACTTCGTCGACTCCCTCCGGGGATTGGAGACACTGAAGTTTCTCGGTCAAAGCCGTGCCCACGGTGGCACAATCGGAGCGGTGAGTGGTCAGTACCGCGCAGCGACGATGCGAACGCTGCGTATCGCCTTCTTATCCTCCTTTGCCCTCGACTTTTTCACTATGCTATCCGTCGCCTCGGTCGCGGTCAGCTTGGGATTGCGCCTGATCGATGGGCAAATGGAACTGGTGACCGGGCTCACCGTGCTGATTTTGGCTCCGGAGTTTTTTCTGCCTGTACGCATGGTCGGAGCGGATTATCATGCGACCCTCAATGGAAAAGAGGCTGGAGAGGCGATTCAATCGATCATCCAGGGAGAGGAAGAGAACAAGGCTTCGACAAAAACGTTGCCGCCTGTTTCCTGGTCGGCACAGAGTTCGCTCAGCTTAAGTTCGGTCGGACTTCGATATGAACCAAACGCCCCCCCTTCACTGGAGGATGTATCGCTGAGCATTCAGGGATTCGGTAAGATCGGGATTGTCGGGGAAAGCGGCGCTGGTAAATCGACATTGATCGATGTGCTGGCCGGCTTTCGCTCCCCTACCTCCGGAAAAGTCGAACTGGATGGGATCGAGCTGGAGTCGCTGGTGGACGAAACCTGGCGGAAACAGACGACCTATATTCCCCAGCACCCTTATCTGTTCAACCTGTCCCTCGCCGACAACATTCGCTTTTATCAACCGGATGCGTCACGGGAAGAAGTGAAACAAGCGGTTGATGCGGTCGGACTGAGTTCGACTGTCGAAGGGTTGCCGAGTGGTTTGGATGAGTGGGTCGGTAACGGCGGACACCAGCTGAGCGGCGGGCAAGAGCAGCGGGTGGCCCTCGCCCGGGCATGGCTAGGTGCGCGATCGGTGTTGTTGTTGGACGAACCGACGGCCCATTTAGATGTGGAGACCGAGTACGAACTGAAAGAAATCATGCTGCGTCTGTTCGAGAACAAACGGGTCTTCTTAGCAACACACCGATTACACTGGATGCCCCACATGGATCAAATCATCGTGCTGGACAAAGGCAGGGTGGTGGAAACGGGAACCCACGAGCAATTGCTGGCGCAAGAGGGGCGGTACAAGCAGATGATCATGGCACAAGGAGAAGTGATTCGATGA
- a CDS encoding sodium:solute symporter family protein, with protein sequence MVENQHVYLIVFLAFLALMLVVGILISRKVKSGEDFLMGGRRLSSFLLIGTTVATLVGTGSSMGAVQFAYSNGWAGALYGIGGAVGILALLFLFGDVRKYHFMTYSEELSYYFGASKLIKGLTSILLYIASIGWLGAHVLGGSLYLSWITGLDPVTAKICTAVGFAGFTIIGGYLSVVITDTIQGFILFFGFILLTVLSLVKIGGYSTISDNLPHDMVSFLGTQHMGWIPAISLIVVIAVGVLATPSYRQRIYSSKDASTIRKGFIVSGILFAIFSLFPSIAGMAARILNPDIETGYAFPYLATEVFPLWVGAIVLVSGLSATMSSGSSDFIAAVTILLRDVYQIFMGKPPKKENMIPYSRISLVLTIILAFVLTLGSNNIIDYISNFISTVMSGLFVAAVLGKFWPRANWQGGLASIISGSFISFIVLINDSLLSFWGNPILPSLVGAFTFGIVVSLITPENRVTKEEALRRLDEERSVLEGGTSTSSKAL encoded by the coding sequence GTGGTGGAAAATCAACACGTTTATTTGATCGTTTTTCTTGCTTTCCTTGCACTCATGTTGGTTGTGGGCATTCTTATTTCCAGAAAAGTTAAAAGCGGTGAAGACTTTTTAATGGGCGGCAGGAGGCTTTCTTCCTTTCTTTTAATTGGAACGACGGTGGCTACCCTTGTAGGAACCGGTTCAAGTATGGGAGCCGTTCAATTTGCTTATTCAAATGGATGGGCGGGAGCCTTATACGGCATTGGAGGTGCTGTCGGGATATTGGCTTTGCTCTTCCTGTTCGGAGATGTCAGGAAGTATCATTTTATGACGTATTCTGAAGAGTTGAGCTATTATTTTGGAGCGAGTAAACTTATAAAAGGGTTAACCTCCATCCTTTTGTATATCGCTTCAATTGGTTGGCTGGGAGCACATGTTTTAGGTGGAAGTTTATACTTATCATGGATCACCGGTTTGGATCCTGTAACAGCTAAAATATGCACCGCTGTTGGTTTCGCCGGTTTTACCATTATCGGTGGTTATTTATCGGTTGTGATCACAGATACGATTCAAGGTTTCATTTTATTTTTTGGATTTATTTTACTCACCGTTCTTTCTCTCGTTAAAATCGGTGGTTATTCCACTATATCTGACAATCTCCCCCATGATATGGTATCGTTTTTGGGAACGCAACATATGGGATGGATTCCGGCAATTTCATTAATTGTTGTGATAGCAGTGGGGGTTTTGGCAACACCTTCTTATCGCCAGCGGATTTATTCCAGTAAGGATGCTTCAACGATTAGGAAAGGGTTCATTGTTTCAGGGATTCTCTTTGCGATATTTTCGCTCTTTCCATCCATCGCGGGGATGGCGGCAAGAATATTAAACCCGGATATAGAAACGGGTTATGCCTTTCCGTATTTGGCAACGGAAGTTTTTCCTTTATGGGTCGGTGCCATTGTTTTGGTTTCGGGTTTAAGCGCTACAATGTCTTCCGGAAGTTCTGATTTCATTGCTGCAGTCACCATTTTGTTAAGAGACGTATATCAGATTTTTATGGGCAAACCACCAAAGAAGGAGAATATGATTCCATACTCAAGGATTTCTTTGGTGCTTACAATCATTTTGGCATTTGTATTAACATTAGGATCAAACAATATTATTGATTATATTTCCAACTTTATCTCAACGGTGATGTCCGGTTTGTTTGTAGCCGCTGTATTAGGGAAATTTTGGCCTCGTGCCAATTGGCAAGGAGGGCTCGCAAGTATCATAAGTGGTTCATTCATCTCCTTTATTGTGTTGATCAATGATTCACTTCTTTCTTTTTGGGGAAATCCGATCTTGCCGTCCCTGGTTGGGGCTTTTACCTTTGGAATCGTAGTCAGTTTGATCACGCCTGAGAATCGGGTGACGAAGGAAGAGGCTTTAAGAAGATTGGATGAGGAAAGATCCGTTTTGGAGGGGGGAACAAGTACAAGTTCTAAAGCGTTATGA
- the smpB gene encoding SsrA-binding protein SmpB, whose amino-acid sequence MVKGAKIVARNKKALHEYHIEDTFEAGIVLTGTEIKSIRQGRINLKDSYARIDKGEVFLLNMHISPFEQGNRFNHDPTRTRKLLLQKKEINKLIGLTQQKGFTLVPLDLHLRNGFAKIQLALGKGKKMHDKRQTVAKRDADREMRRQLKERMNS is encoded by the coding sequence GTGGTAAAAGGTGCAAAAATAGTCGCAAGAAATAAAAAAGCCCTCCATGAGTATCATATTGAAGATACTTTCGAAGCTGGCATCGTGCTCACCGGTACGGAGATCAAGTCCATCCGCCAGGGCCGGATCAACTTAAAGGACAGCTATGCCCGAATCGACAAAGGGGAAGTTTTTTTGCTGAATATGCATATCAGCCCCTTTGAACAGGGCAACCGTTTCAATCACGATCCAACCCGGACCCGTAAGCTGCTCCTGCAGAAGAAGGAAATCAACAAACTGATCGGTCTGACTCAACAAAAGGGATTTACCTTGGTTCCGTTGGACTTGCATCTGCGAAATGGCTTTGCCAAAATCCAGCTGGCTCTGGGAAAAGGGAAAAAAATGCACGATAAGCGCCAAACTGTAGCCAAACGGGATGCAGACCGGGAGATGCGCCGTCAGCTGAAAGAACGGATGAATTCTTAA
- the rnr gene encoding ribonuclease R, with protein sequence MKEQEIIEFMLKKAYKPMKLEELQYIFQMEWISEQDELKRLLDRLEEEGKIVRTRAKRYGVPERLNLVRGHLQGNAKGFGFVIPDPEMPHEQDVFIHGNDMNGAMDGDRVLARIHSYRKDGRRPEGEVVRILKRGRSVVVGTYSDSKHFGFVIPDDKRLPADIFIPKEARGEAKDGQKVVVQLLQYPNERKSAEGKVTEVLGFKDDAGVDILSIIRKYQLPESFPEDVLAEAEQTPDTISEEEIKGRRDLRERRMVTIDGEDAKDLDDAVSIERLENGHIRLGVHIADVSYYVREGSALDREAYNRGTSVYLVDRVIPMLPPRLSNGICSLNPKVDRLAMTCDMEMNQEGQLVHHEIYPSVIRSDERMTYSDMKKILVDEDEELIQRYRHLVADFRLMAHLSKTLRQRRFERGAIDFDFPEAKIKVDEQGKPTEIVKRPSTIAEQMIEEFMLAANETVSEHFHKAKVPFVYRIHEPPDTEKLQSFFEFITLFGYSAKGRADKVKPRVLQQLLEEIGGKPEETVISTVMLRSMQQAKYSPESLGHFGLAAPFYSHFTSPIRRYPDLIIHRIIREVLIGKGKLLPERHRELEGWLPEATKHASERERLAIDAERETDDLKKAEFMQDKVGETYEGIISSVTSFGMFVELENTIEGLVHVSYMTDDYYQYHEQTYSLIGERTGKRYHIGDPVKVKVTGVNLDEHKVDFELVEEAGGKAVSVPRKAGRTEEKKKRQERSKPARGKAAGPGRKKRKKDQGRRKGRKKRPQRR encoded by the coding sequence ATTAAGGAACAGGAAATCATCGAATTTATGTTAAAAAAAGCATACAAACCGATGAAGCTGGAAGAGTTGCAATATATTTTTCAGATGGAGTGGATTTCGGAGCAGGATGAATTGAAGCGTTTGTTGGATCGATTGGAGGAAGAAGGGAAAATCGTCCGTACACGTGCCAAGCGTTATGGTGTGCCGGAACGGCTCAATTTGGTACGTGGGCACTTACAAGGAAATGCCAAGGGCTTCGGTTTTGTAATCCCTGATCCGGAAATGCCACATGAACAGGATGTGTTTATCCATGGCAACGATATGAACGGTGCCATGGACGGGGATCGGGTATTGGCCCGGATACACAGCTATCGGAAAGATGGACGCCGCCCTGAAGGAGAGGTGGTACGTATCCTGAAGCGGGGGCGGTCTGTAGTAGTGGGGACCTACTCCGATTCCAAACATTTCGGGTTTGTGATTCCCGATGATAAGCGACTTCCCGCGGATATTTTTATCCCCAAGGAGGCCCGGGGTGAAGCGAAGGATGGACAAAAAGTAGTGGTGCAGCTCCTTCAGTATCCCAATGAACGGAAAAGCGCTGAAGGAAAAGTGACGGAGGTATTGGGGTTCAAAGATGATGCCGGTGTCGACATCTTGTCCATCATCCGAAAGTATCAATTGCCGGAAAGCTTCCCGGAGGATGTCTTGGCCGAGGCGGAGCAGACACCGGATACCATTTCCGAAGAAGAGATCAAAGGGCGCCGGGATTTGCGGGAGCGAAGGATGGTTACCATTGATGGTGAGGATGCCAAGGATTTGGATGATGCGGTTTCCATTGAAAGATTGGAAAACGGTCACATTCGACTGGGAGTTCATATCGCCGATGTCAGTTACTATGTCCGGGAAGGAAGTGCTCTGGACCGGGAAGCGTACAATCGGGGAACCAGTGTCTACTTGGTGGATCGGGTAATTCCCATGTTACCTCCTCGCTTGTCCAACGGTATTTGCAGCTTGAATCCCAAAGTGGATCGGCTGGCGATGACCTGTGATATGGAGATGAATCAGGAAGGACAGCTGGTTCATCATGAAATATATCCCAGTGTGATTCGAAGCGACGAGCGGATGACTTATTCCGACATGAAAAAAATACTGGTCGATGAAGATGAGGAATTGATTCAGCGATACCGGCATTTGGTGGCGGACTTCCGGTTGATGGCCCATTTGTCCAAAACTCTGCGTCAGCGTCGGTTTGAACGGGGTGCCATCGATTTTGATTTTCCGGAAGCCAAGATTAAGGTGGATGAACAAGGAAAACCCACAGAGATCGTCAAACGGCCCAGTACCATTGCCGAGCAGATGATCGAGGAGTTTATGCTGGCGGCAAATGAAACCGTATCCGAACATTTTCATAAGGCAAAGGTTCCCTTTGTCTACCGGATTCATGAACCTCCTGATACCGAGAAGCTCCAATCCTTTTTTGAGTTTATCACCCTTTTTGGATACAGCGCCAAGGGCAGAGCCGATAAAGTAAAACCCCGGGTATTGCAACAACTGTTGGAGGAGATTGGGGGCAAGCCGGAAGAGACAGTGATCAGCACAGTCATGCTTCGCTCAATGCAACAGGCCAAATATTCACCGGAGAGCCTGGGACATTTCGGTTTGGCGGCACCCTTTTATTCCCACTTCACTTCTCCGATCCGTCGGTATCCGGACTTGATTATCCACCGGATTATCCGTGAAGTGCTGATTGGAAAGGGGAAACTGCTTCCGGAGCGGCACCGTGAACTGGAAGGTTGGCTCCCGGAAGCGACGAAGCATGCATCGGAACGGGAACGACTGGCTATTGATGCGGAACGGGAAACCGATGATCTGAAGAAAGCGGAGTTCATGCAGGACAAAGTCGGAGAAACCTATGAGGGGATTATCAGCAGTGTGACATCCTTCGGGATGTTCGTTGAGTTGGAAAACACGATTGAGGGTCTGGTTCACGTCAGTTACATGACCGATGATTACTATCAGTATCATGAGCAGACTTATTCCCTTATCGGTGAGCGAACCGGAAAAAGGTATCACATCGGTGATCCGGTTAAAGTGAAAGTAACAGGTGTCAACCTGGATGAGCACAAGGTGGATTTTGAGCTGGTGGAGGAGGCAGGGGGCAAGGCTGTATCTGTCCCGCGTAAGGCCGGTCGGACAGAGGAAAAGAAAAAACGGCAGGAACGGTCCAAACCGGCCCGAGGCAAAGCCGCCGGTCCCGGCAGGAAAAAACGCAAAAAAGATCAGGGACGACGCAAAGGGAGGAAGAAGAGACCCCAAAGGCGTTAA